One region of Arthrobacter sp. StoSoilB22 genomic DNA includes:
- a CDS encoding DUF1579 family protein: MDAPSSGQAAEMLRDFLGHWRGITEIAASPWGTARTAEAEAVFTKAAGGYAVVQSYRHREADGTHFEGHGMFTVDRDHGDTLWYYVDSMGRPPASPVRGTWNAGTLTLDRRTADGVARHTFRVDDGVLVHTADLRLEGSAEFSPLLKSVFRKA, from the coding sequence ATGGATGCGCCCTCAAGCGGCCAAGCCGCGGAGATGCTGCGGGATTTCCTTGGTCATTGGCGCGGCATTACGGAGATCGCAGCGTCTCCTTGGGGAACTGCTCGGACTGCAGAAGCCGAGGCGGTGTTTACCAAGGCTGCGGGCGGATATGCCGTGGTTCAGAGCTATAGGCACCGCGAAGCCGACGGCACGCATTTCGAAGGTCATGGCATGTTCACTGTTGACCGGGACCACGGCGACACGCTGTGGTACTACGTGGACAGCATGGGACGGCCACCGGCGAGCCCGGTCCGTGGGACATGGAATGCAGGCACGTTGACCCTGGACCGGCGGACAGCCGACGGCGTAGCCCGGCACACATTCCGCGTGGACGATGGCGTCCTGGTGCACACCGCAGACTTGAGGCTTGAAGGATCCGCTGAGTTCAGCCCGTTGTTGAAGAGCGTGTTCCGGAAAGCGTGA
- a CDS encoding MoaD/ThiS family protein, which translates to MLVRYFAAARAAAGVEEELHSLPEGASLEALLEAALAVERPLPPEGTPPLARIVARSSFLRNEVAVRDRTAPLGSDDVIDVLPPFAGG; encoded by the coding sequence TTGCTTGTCCGTTACTTCGCTGCCGCACGCGCGGCCGCCGGGGTGGAAGAAGAACTTCACTCCCTCCCGGAAGGAGCCAGCCTGGAGGCGCTGCTGGAAGCTGCCCTCGCCGTCGAACGTCCGCTTCCCCCCGAAGGCACGCCGCCGCTCGCCAGGATCGTGGCACGCAGCAGTTTCCTTCGCAACGAGGTGGCCGTCCGCGACCGTACAGCTCCCTTGGGAAGCGACGACGTCATCGACGTATTGCCGCCGTTCGCCGGAGGCTAG
- the moaA gene encoding GTP 3',8-cyclase MoaA, whose protein sequence is MSVQLGMPVPPPGGAAGSPESGVAVPPPRPAGTPTGLWDRYGRRATDMRLSLTDKCNLRCTYCMPAEGLEWLSKQAVMTRDEIVRIVRVGVNALGVRELRLTGGEPLVRADLVDIIAGIRADHPDLPISMTTNGVGLDKKAAALKAAGLTRINVSLDSLHEETFTKLTRRPFLDRVLAGVDAAWAAGLGPVKLNAVLMRGINDAESPDLLEWALGRGYELRFIEQMPLDADHGWTRRNMITAAEIRGLLSRDFVLDNDPRERDGAPAERFEVRRRDAATGVATGPVLGTVGIIASVTEPFCSDCRRTRITAEGKIMSCLFSREEFDLLGLLREGATDDQLASRWQDAMWVKPKAHGMDHTGLGAADFVQPDRSMSAIGG, encoded by the coding sequence ATGAGTGTTCAGCTAGGCATGCCGGTGCCCCCTCCGGGCGGCGCGGCAGGCAGCCCGGAAAGCGGCGTTGCAGTTCCGCCACCACGTCCAGCCGGCACGCCCACCGGGCTGTGGGATCGTTATGGCCGCCGCGCAACGGATATGCGCCTTTCCTTGACGGACAAGTGCAACCTGCGCTGCACCTACTGCATGCCTGCCGAGGGACTCGAATGGCTCTCGAAACAGGCAGTGATGACCAGGGACGAGATAGTCCGAATCGTCCGTGTCGGCGTCAACGCCCTGGGCGTGCGGGAACTCCGCCTGACTGGTGGCGAGCCCCTGGTCCGCGCCGACTTGGTGGACATCATTGCCGGCATCCGCGCGGACCACCCGGACCTCCCCATCTCCATGACCACCAATGGCGTGGGACTGGATAAGAAGGCCGCAGCACTGAAAGCCGCGGGTCTTACCCGCATCAATGTCTCGCTCGATTCCCTCCATGAGGAGACCTTCACCAAACTTACCCGTCGCCCCTTCCTGGATCGCGTCCTGGCCGGCGTGGATGCCGCTTGGGCGGCCGGGTTGGGCCCGGTAAAACTGAACGCTGTGCTGATGCGCGGCATCAACGACGCCGAGTCGCCGGATCTTCTGGAATGGGCCCTGGGCCGCGGCTACGAACTCCGCTTCATCGAACAAATGCCCTTGGACGCGGACCACGGCTGGACCCGACGCAACATGATCACGGCCGCCGAGATTCGTGGACTGCTCTCCCGAGACTTCGTGCTGGACAACGACCCCCGCGAGCGGGACGGCGCACCGGCCGAACGGTTTGAAGTACGACGCCGGGACGCGGCAACGGGCGTCGCCACAGGGCCGGTCCTCGGTACAGTCGGCATCATCGCATCAGTCACTGAGCCGTTCTGCTCCGACTGCCGCCGTACCCGCATCACCGCGGAGGGCAAGATCATGAGCTGTCTTTTCTCCCGCGAAGAATTCGACCTGTTGGGCCTCCTTCGTGAAGGTGCCACGGATGACCAATTGGCGTCGCGGTGGCAGGACGCCATGTGGGTCAAACCCAAAGCCCACGGCATGGACCACACAGGTCTCGGCGCAGCGGACTTCGTCCAGCCGGACCGCAGCATGAGCGCAATCGGAGGCTGA
- a CDS encoding response regulator transcription factor translates to MTTNAASAAEPGNRRILLVEDEQTIADVVRDYLLKAGFQVDMAGDGFTALDLAATRQPDLVILDRMLPGLDGVEVCRRLRLSMSVPVIMVTALGTEDDRILGLEMGADDYVTKPFSPRELVLRVKSVLRRSIKEFTPEPPVEAAGLELDPASRTVTHHGVPLALTVREFDLLAFLMRRPHQVFSREELIKAVWGWDFGDLSTVTVHVRRLREKIEANPTKPELLKTVWGVGYRFDGKRSETETVRPDVSGPDVSGPDVSGPNVSGGDHGRQ, encoded by the coding sequence GTGACCACAAATGCGGCATCAGCAGCGGAGCCGGGGAATCGTCGGATCCTCCTGGTGGAGGATGAACAGACCATTGCCGACGTCGTCCGTGACTACCTGCTCAAAGCCGGGTTCCAGGTGGACATGGCGGGGGATGGTTTCACCGCACTCGACCTTGCAGCCACGCGGCAACCCGATCTTGTCATCCTGGATCGTATGCTGCCAGGCCTGGACGGCGTGGAGGTGTGCCGTCGGCTTCGTCTAAGCATGAGCGTTCCCGTCATCATGGTCACAGCCTTGGGAACCGAAGATGACCGGATATTGGGCCTGGAGATGGGCGCGGATGACTACGTCACCAAACCCTTTTCCCCGCGTGAACTGGTCCTCCGGGTGAAGTCGGTACTGCGCCGGAGTATCAAGGAGTTCACTCCGGAACCGCCGGTGGAAGCCGCAGGACTGGAACTGGATCCTGCCTCCCGGACCGTGACGCACCACGGAGTTCCGCTGGCTCTGACGGTCCGTGAATTCGACCTCCTGGCTTTCCTGATGCGAAGGCCCCACCAGGTCTTCAGCCGGGAAGAACTCATCAAGGCCGTATGGGGCTGGGACTTCGGTGATCTGTCTACCGTCACCGTTCACGTCCGGCGCCTACGGGAGAAGATAGAAGCCAACCCCACCAAACCCGAACTGCTTAAGACAGTTTGGGGCGTTGGCTACCGCTTCGATGGCAAGCGGTCTGAGACCGAAACTGTGCGGCCCGACGTGTCAGGGCCCGACGTGTCAGGGCCCGACGTGTCGGGGCCCAACGTTTCAGGGGGTGACCATGGAAGGCAGTGA
- a CDS encoding HAMP domain-containing sensor histidine kinase, with the protein MEGSELWIILAWVLFWAVVIGAATWALLRLLRRASVLAQICLVVVATVAVLVAGMVSAFNAMFISARDLEVMWYILATASAVAVALSLMLGAGVSRNAAHLVDAARRLGRGETLEHTVAEGRGSAPAMTSELAELAQELEASSRSLAESREREAAIEAARRELVSWISHDLRTPLASMRAMTEALEDGMASDVQGYYRKIIGQTEQMTAMVNDLLELSKIQAGTLRLRAEPLDLYDLVSDAISDLAPLAARKGIRLDGGGDRECMAVADGPSLARAVRNILLNAIIYSEPGSDVHISVGGERVGGSSGNAVIAVEDQCGGIPDEDLPHLFETGWQKDPARRTTEEMQGSYSGAGIGLSMVAGIVKAHGGAVTVDNVDGGCRFALSLPAKAPSSESRMPSTTSMTPTHQPIAREHRHGGIS; encoded by the coding sequence ATGGAAGGCAGTGAGCTGTGGATCATCCTGGCATGGGTCCTGTTCTGGGCTGTGGTCATTGGGGCCGCCACGTGGGCGCTTCTCAGGCTGCTCCGCCGGGCCTCGGTACTCGCCCAGATCTGCCTGGTGGTGGTTGCCACTGTAGCTGTGCTGGTGGCAGGAATGGTCAGTGCCTTCAACGCGATGTTCATTTCCGCGCGGGACCTTGAGGTCATGTGGTACATCCTGGCCACTGCCTCAGCCGTCGCCGTGGCTCTGTCACTGATGCTCGGTGCCGGCGTCTCACGCAATGCGGCCCACCTTGTTGACGCTGCCCGACGCCTTGGTCGTGGCGAAACACTGGAACATACCGTGGCCGAGGGTCGGGGGAGCGCTCCCGCCATGACATCCGAACTCGCCGAATTGGCCCAGGAACTTGAGGCCAGCAGCCGCAGCCTGGCCGAATCGCGGGAACGCGAAGCTGCTATTGAGGCCGCCCGCCGGGAGCTGGTGTCATGGATATCCCATGACCTCCGTACACCATTGGCCAGCATGCGCGCCATGACCGAGGCCCTTGAAGACGGTATGGCATCAGATGTGCAGGGCTATTACCGGAAGATCATCGGGCAGACAGAGCAGATGACGGCCATGGTCAACGACCTCCTGGAGCTGTCCAAGATTCAGGCCGGCACCCTCCGCCTGCGTGCCGAACCGCTGGACTTGTACGACCTCGTCAGCGACGCGATCTCTGACCTGGCGCCGCTAGCCGCCAGGAAAGGCATCAGGCTCGACGGCGGCGGTGACCGTGAGTGCATGGCCGTCGCCGACGGACCAAGCCTCGCCCGGGCAGTGCGGAACATACTTCTCAACGCCATCATCTACAGCGAACCCGGCAGCGACGTCCACATCAGCGTCGGCGGCGAACGCGTTGGAGGTTCCAGCGGGAACGCCGTGATCGCTGTGGAGGACCAGTGCGGCGGCATCCCGGACGAGGACCTTCCGCACCTGTTCGAAACGGGATGGCAGAAAGACCCCGCCCGTCGCACTACGGAAGAGATGCAAGGCAGCTACAGCGGGGCAGGCATCGGCCTGAGCATGGTGGCTGGCATCGTCAAGGCGCATGGGGGAGCGGTCACCGTGGATAACGTCGACGGCGGTTGCCGCTTTGCGCTGTCACTTCCGGCCAAGGCGCCCTCATCGGAATCGCGGATGCCGTCCACGACATCAATGACTCCCACCCATCAACCCATCGCCAGAGAACACCGCCATGGAGGCATCTCATGA
- a CDS encoding molybdopterin-dependent oxidoreductase, whose translation MSTLAPGTTQQRGTMGRPALWAAAAGVAAGAAGIAAGELAAGLLSPLVSPVTALGGAVIDAVPPGVKDLAVQLFGTADKIVLVACIVSVAGILAALAGILERRRTGWGLALAGLAGAAGLTAVVTRAQASPQAALAPIVAAIVTMLLLRTLIRRLATWAPSEETPGREEAPLARRSFLNALAGTSLAAVVAGTVTTVLTRATAVASGFRGSMTLPEPATPAQAIPAGASLPVDGISPLVTPNADFYRIDTALTVPAIDPPAWKLKVTGMVEREVEMDFATLLAKPMTERHITIACVSNNVGGDLIGNALWLGWPVRELLAMAGPKAGADMVLSTSNDGWTASTPLEALTDDRDALLAVGMNGEPLPLEHGFPVRMIVPGLYGFVSATKWLTELKVTRFADDTAYWTPRGWSDRGPIKTQSRIDVPRSGRSVQAGKVQFGGVAWAQHRGVNRVELRVNRGPWQQAALASPISSDTWYQWQLGLDLTPGDYEVQVRATDSTGVPQTEDKAPVAPDGATGYHTINVKVG comes from the coding sequence ATGAGTACGCTCGCACCCGGTACCACCCAGCAGCGAGGCACCATGGGCAGGCCCGCGCTGTGGGCGGCAGCCGCCGGCGTAGCAGCCGGTGCCGCGGGGATCGCGGCGGGCGAACTGGCTGCCGGTCTCCTGAGCCCCCTGGTATCGCCTGTTACAGCCCTCGGTGGTGCGGTGATCGATGCCGTACCGCCCGGGGTCAAGGATCTGGCGGTGCAGTTGTTCGGTACTGCAGACAAGATCGTGCTGGTGGCCTGCATTGTGAGCGTCGCAGGAATTCTGGCGGCGCTTGCTGGCATCCTGGAACGTCGCCGCACCGGCTGGGGCCTGGCACTGGCTGGACTGGCGGGCGCAGCCGGACTGACCGCCGTCGTGACCCGAGCCCAAGCGAGCCCCCAAGCGGCCCTTGCACCGATCGTTGCCGCCATTGTCACCATGCTGCTGCTGCGAACGCTCATACGTCGGCTCGCAACCTGGGCTCCCTCCGAAGAAACCCCCGGCCGTGAGGAGGCACCACTGGCTCGGCGGAGCTTTCTGAACGCCTTGGCTGGAACCTCACTCGCCGCCGTCGTGGCCGGAACAGTGACCACTGTCCTCACCAGGGCTACAGCAGTGGCGTCAGGTTTCCGCGGTTCCATGACGCTCCCGGAACCCGCCACGCCGGCGCAAGCCATTCCTGCAGGTGCGTCCCTTCCCGTGGATGGCATCAGCCCCCTGGTCACCCCGAACGCGGATTTCTACAGGATCGACACCGCCTTGACGGTGCCGGCCATCGATCCTCCTGCCTGGAAACTGAAGGTCACCGGAATGGTGGAACGCGAAGTTGAAATGGACTTCGCCACCCTCCTGGCCAAGCCCATGACAGAACGCCACATCACCATCGCCTGCGTGTCCAACAATGTAGGTGGCGACCTCATCGGCAATGCCCTCTGGCTGGGCTGGCCCGTACGGGAACTCCTGGCCATGGCAGGACCCAAGGCCGGCGCGGACATGGTCCTCTCCACCAGTAACGACGGCTGGACGGCCAGCACTCCCTTGGAGGCCCTCACAGATGACCGTGACGCGCTCCTGGCCGTAGGCATGAACGGAGAGCCGCTCCCGCTGGAACACGGATTCCCCGTGCGGATGATCGTGCCGGGACTTTATGGCTTCGTCTCGGCCACCAAATGGCTCACTGAACTCAAGGTCACACGCTTCGCCGACGACACCGCGTACTGGACGCCCCGTGGTTGGAGCGATCGAGGTCCCATCAAGACGCAATCGCGCATCGATGTACCCCGCAGCGGCCGGAGCGTCCAAGCAGGCAAGGTGCAGTTCGGCGGCGTAGCCTGGGCCCAGCACAGGGGAGTCAACCGCGTAGAGCTCCGCGTCAACCGCGGACCATGGCAGCAGGCAGCGCTGGCCAGCCCGATCTCCTCAGACACCTGGTATCAGTGGCAGTTGGGCCTGGATCTCACGCCAGGGGACTACGAAGTGCAGGTCCGGGCAACCGATTCCACCGGTGTTCCTCAGACTGAAGACAAAGCGCCGGTAGCCCCGGATGGTGCCACCGGCTATCACACCATCAACGTCAAAGTGGGCTGA
- the glp gene encoding gephyrin-like molybdotransferase Glp, whose amino-acid sequence MSVPRSVAAHRQAVVELLTGVLADKGHLRMPLLEALGRALAVDVHAPLSLPPFANSQMDGFAVRSADIPDGGAELRVAEPVPAGAAPAALKPGFAAPIMTGAVIPEGADAVVPIEKATPNTFPDPAAGEATVVLPSVASGTYVRDSGSDIGKGALALAASTRMGPAQLGLLAALGLTTVQVRQPCRVLLVTTGDEVVEPGSELTAGKIFDSNGTLLEASMRQAGLDVVRTGISEDDPSKLLAVLRRHTGPAEDRVDVIVTTGGVSKGAYEVVRQAMANQPVEFQPVAMQPGGPQGLGTFEGVPFLGFPGNPVSCLVSFEMFLRPALSQVQGTPAPRPVVRARLSESLTSPEGKHQVRRGTMGTDGTVRMEGGAGSHLVHALARANALVQIPGDVTELAEGDEVEVWML is encoded by the coding sequence ATGTCCGTGCCCAGATCTGTTGCAGCCCACCGCCAGGCAGTGGTGGAACTGCTGACCGGTGTCCTAGCCGACAAAGGGCACCTCCGCATGCCATTACTGGAGGCACTGGGTAGGGCGCTCGCCGTCGACGTCCACGCGCCACTGTCACTGCCCCCGTTCGCCAACTCCCAAATGGACGGATTCGCCGTCCGCTCAGCAGATATCCCCGACGGCGGTGCGGAGCTCCGGGTAGCGGAGCCGGTTCCGGCAGGTGCCGCGCCGGCAGCTCTCAAGCCCGGCTTTGCCGCCCCCATCATGACCGGAGCCGTGATCCCCGAGGGGGCCGACGCCGTCGTGCCCATTGAAAAGGCCACGCCGAACACTTTCCCGGACCCTGCAGCGGGCGAGGCTACCGTGGTCCTGCCTTCAGTCGCCTCCGGCACCTACGTCCGGGACAGCGGCAGCGACATCGGCAAGGGTGCGCTGGCGTTGGCCGCCAGTACGCGGATGGGGCCCGCACAATTGGGCTTGCTGGCCGCCTTGGGCCTGACAACCGTTCAGGTCCGCCAACCCTGCCGTGTCCTCCTGGTCACCACCGGAGATGAGGTAGTGGAGCCGGGGTCCGAACTCACAGCAGGCAAGATCTTCGATTCCAACGGGACACTGCTCGAAGCGTCCATGCGACAGGCCGGCCTGGACGTGGTCCGCACCGGGATTTCCGAAGACGATCCCTCCAAACTGCTGGCGGTCCTTCGTCGTCATACCGGGCCGGCGGAGGACCGGGTAGATGTCATCGTCACCACCGGGGGAGTGAGCAAGGGCGCCTACGAGGTAGTCCGGCAAGCCATGGCGAACCAGCCGGTGGAATTCCAGCCGGTCGCCATGCAGCCAGGCGGACCGCAAGGATTGGGCACCTTTGAGGGCGTGCCCTTCCTGGGCTTTCCGGGGAACCCGGTCAGTTGCCTGGTCTCCTTCGAAATGTTTCTCCGGCCCGCCCTTTCGCAGGTACAGGGAACCCCTGCCCCGAGGCCGGTGGTCAGGGCACGCCTGAGCGAATCGCTGACCTCCCCGGAAGGAAAACACCAGGTTCGCCGCGGAACCATGGGCACCGATGGCACGGTCCGGATGGAAGGTGGCGCAGGTTCCCACCTGGTCCATGCCCTGGCCCGGGCAAACGCCCTGGTGCAGATCCCCGGCGACGTCACGGAACTCGCCGAAGGGGACGAAGTGGAAGTATGGATGCTGTGA
- the moaC gene encoding cyclic pyranopterin monophosphate synthase MoaC, which produces MDAVNHTPENSGGLTHLRQDGTAQMVDVSQKAVTTRVATATATVRSTPAVLALLGAGELPKGDALAVARVAGIMAAKKTPDLIPLCHPLPISKVTVDFELDTDSIGILATVKTKGVTGVEMEALTAASVAALSVYDMIKAVDKHAVLTDIRVLAKSGGKSGDWDISGAATSREAGA; this is translated from the coding sequence ATGGATGCTGTGAACCACACTCCCGAAAATTCCGGTGGCCTGACCCACCTCAGGCAGGACGGCACCGCGCAGATGGTGGACGTCTCCCAAAAAGCCGTCACTACTCGTGTTGCGACTGCCACGGCCACTGTCCGCAGCACGCCCGCGGTGCTGGCCCTGCTGGGTGCCGGCGAGCTGCCCAAGGGCGATGCCCTCGCCGTGGCGCGCGTCGCAGGGATCATGGCGGCAAAGAAGACCCCCGATCTGATTCCGTTGTGCCATCCATTGCCGATCTCCAAGGTCACCGTGGACTTTGAGCTGGACACCGACTCGATTGGCATCCTGGCAACGGTCAAGACCAAAGGCGTGACCGGCGTCGAAATGGAAGCCCTGACGGCGGCCTCGGTGGCGGCCTTGAGCGTCTACGACATGATCAAGGCCGTGGACAAGCATGCAGTGCTGACCGATATACGGGTCTTGGCCAAGAGCGGCGGAAAAAGCGGAGACTGGGACATCTCCGGAGCGGCTACCTCCAGGGAGGCCGGCGCGTGA
- a CDS encoding MogA/MoaB family molybdenum cofactor biosynthesis protein, with product MSACEPNVPRKAGVVIASTRAAAGVYADETGPIILDWLTEHGFDAFPTMVVPDGEPVGAALRALLTQDPAVVITSGGTGLSPDDRTPEMTLPLLEREIPGIMEGIRRAGAAKTPMAMLSRGHAGTAGKTFIINLPGSPKGVMDGLAVLDPVIGHLCEQLEGNHGH from the coding sequence GTGAGTGCATGCGAGCCGAACGTTCCCCGGAAGGCCGGCGTCGTGATCGCTTCAACCCGAGCAGCTGCAGGCGTGTACGCCGATGAGACCGGTCCGATCATCCTCGATTGGCTCACCGAACACGGTTTCGATGCTTTCCCTACCATGGTGGTGCCGGACGGTGAGCCAGTTGGCGCTGCCCTAAGGGCTCTCCTGACCCAGGATCCAGCCGTAGTGATCACCAGCGGCGGCACGGGCCTTAGCCCGGATGACCGCACACCGGAAATGACGCTGCCGCTGCTTGAGCGCGAGATTCCGGGCATCATGGAAGGCATTCGCCGCGCCGGCGCTGCCAAAACCCCCATGGCCATGCTCAGCCGTGGCCACGCCGGAACAGCAGGGAAGACGTTTATCATCAACCTGCCTGGATCCCCGAAAGGCGTCATGGACGGCTTGGCTGTCCTGGACCCTGTGATCGGGCACCTTTGTGAACAGTTGGAAGGAAATCATGGGCACTGA